In Alkalihalobacillus sp. FSL W8-0930, a single window of DNA contains:
- a CDS encoding PCYCGC motif-containing (lipo)protein: protein MKRLFLTGLMMICVLVGCQAQPEQVQEEVHEETASAANLPSFLEYYPDNIGNLYKGIPDFREVLEQLPSYGVNGEPSDLDHLYQAFVYEHKEDGSVTWNDHGARCNACIDSAAYSIEAWQNGSSVEEIREMVVNQYGEGTDPESDEE, encoded by the coding sequence ATGAAACGATTATTTTTAACTGGTTTAATGATGATTTGCGTATTGGTGGGTTGCCAGGCACAGCCTGAGCAGGTACAAGAAGAAGTGCACGAAGAAACAGCTTCTGCTGCGAATCTACCTAGTTTCTTGGAATACTATCCTGATAATATTGGAAATCTCTATAAAGGTATCCCTGACTTTCGAGAAGTATTAGAGCAACTCCCAAGCTATGGTGTGAACGGTGAGCCTAGTGATCTTGATCATTTGTATCAAGCTTTTGTTTATGAACACAAAGAGGACGGTAGTGTGACATGGAACGACCATGGAGCCAGATGTAACGCATGTATCGATTCCGCTGCCTATAGTATAGAAGCGTGGCAAAATGGAAGCTCCGTCGAGGAGATTCGTGAGATGGTTGTGAATCAATATGGCGAGGGAACCGATCCGGAGTCGGATGAGGAATAA
- a CDS encoding HIT family protein: protein MSSCIFCSIVAGDIPSKKIYEDEHTYAFFDISQVTKGHALVIPKHHHENLFDLPESELTNVYQSVQKVAYALKEAFSPAGLNLVNNNGQAAGQTVFHYHVHLIPRYDVTDGFGAKWEEHGSEYSEEMLEEMRVNVLEKLSN, encoded by the coding sequence ATGTCATCATGTATATTTTGTAGCATTGTAGCTGGAGATATTCCTTCTAAAAAAATCTATGAGGATGAGCACACATATGCTTTTTTTGATATTAGTCAAGTGACAAAAGGACATGCTCTTGTGATCCCTAAACACCATCATGAGAATTTGTTTGACTTACCCGAATCAGAGTTAACGAATGTTTATCAATCCGTACAGAAGGTTGCTTATGCCTTAAAAGAAGCGTTTTCCCCTGCTGGATTAAATTTGGTGAATAACAATGGGCAAGCTGCAGGTCAAACAGTATTTCACTATCATGTTCATTTGATCCCAAGATATGATGTTACAGACGGATTTGGAGCGAAATGGGAAGAACACGGTTCTGAGTATTCCGAAGAAATGTTGGAAGAAATGCGGGTAAACGTATTAGAAAAGTTATCAAACTAA